A window of the Teredinibacter franksiae genome harbors these coding sequences:
- a CDS encoding flagellar hook-basal body complex protein codes for MGQFIESLGRIISADVQAVNVVAQNNANVNTGGYRAATPFLAYLGDGNSASSFDSIQSKVRYKSEIGSISITRVDGDLALGGEGWFTLETGEGIRFTRNGNFKVDESGYLVNEQDHFVLDRGLARISVGHEGLLVQRTGEIEVNGKAVASLGVFKPGSGAELHAAGNALYRIEGDPVEVTELNVIQGALETSNTDTAEEMVKLIEISRHIETMQRSISYYDDLLKTGVSEIGK; via the coding sequence ATGGGGCAATTTATAGAAAGTTTGGGCCGTATAATTAGCGCCGATGTGCAAGCTGTGAATGTTGTGGCACAGAATAATGCAAATGTAAATACTGGTGGCTACCGAGCTGCAACCCCCTTTCTTGCGTACTTAGGGGATGGTAACAGTGCGTCCTCGTTTGACTCTATTCAATCAAAAGTGCGGTATAAATCTGAAATTGGCTCTATCAGTATCACGCGAGTGGACGGAGATTTGGCATTGGGAGGCGAGGGGTGGTTCACCTTGGAAACAGGTGAGGGGATTCGATTTACCCGCAATGGAAATTTTAAAGTTGACGAAAGCGGATACCTTGTAAACGAGCAGGATCATTTCGTGCTAGACCGAGGACTGGCACGAATTTCTGTGGGGCATGAAGGGTTGCTGGTGCAGCGTACCGGAGAGATCGAAGTAAACGGTAAGGCTGTCGCTTCTCTAGGGGTGTTTAAGCCCGGAAGTGGTGCTGAACTTCACGCTGCAGGAAATGCTCTTTACCGGATAGAGGGTGATCCTGTAGAAGTAACAGAGCTAAACGTTATTCAAGGGGCACTTGAAACATCGAATACTGATACTGCTGAAGAAATGGTTAAGTTAATTGAGATTAGCCGGCATATTGAAACCATGCAGCGGTCAATTTCATATTACGATGATTTACTAAAAACGGGCGTTAGTGAGATTGGTAAGTAG